Below is a genomic region from Sulfitobacter sp. OXR-159.
AACCCCTGCGGTATTGCGTGAAGCAACGGCACACTTCGTCCTTGTTTGGAACAGAGATTGGCACGGTCGCATGTGCCCTATAAGGATTAAAGAATATGGTGCATGTGGTAGATGTACATGTGGGTAAACGTATCAGGCAGCGGCGCTGGCTGACGGGGATGACCCAACAGAAACTGGCGGAACTCGTCGGGATCAAATTCCAACAGATACAAAAATACGAAACCGGCGCGAACCGCGTCAGCGCCTCGCGGCTTTGGGATATCGCGGATGCGCTTGGCGTGCCTGTGTCTTTCTTCTTTGAGGGACTGAAAGACGAGGAGGGCGCAGATGGCCCATCGGTGGATGGGCTGCCCGCCGATCTGATGGCCGATAAAGAGGCGATGGAGCTGGTCCGTTCTTACTATGCCATCCCCGAGAACCAGCGCCGCCGGTTGTTCGAACTGGCCCGCGTGTTGAGCGATGTGGCCTGAACCCATCCGGGTCGTCTTTCTTGGCCTAGCTTTTGAAGGGCCAGCTTTCTAGGGTCCAACTTTCTAAAGCATTGGCAGGCTTGCGCAAACCCGCGCAAACTGTCAGGTCTTCGTCATGATGAACGCCACTGATTTTGATCCCGATATTCGCCGCGTCGCCCATCTGATGGCAGATGCGGCGCGTCAGGTGATCCTGCCCTATTTCCGCAGCCTTGATTTGCAGGCCGACAATAAGCTCGGTACGGGTTTTGACCCCGTGACCGAGGCGGATCGCGCCGCCGAACGGGCGATGCGCGATATCTTGGCGGCGGAACGGCCCGCCGATGGCATCTTGGGCGAAGAATATGGCGCGCAGCCCGGCACGTCGGGGCTGACGTGGGTGCTTGACCCGATTGACGGCACGCGCGGGTTTCTCAGCGGTACGCCGACTTGGGGCGTGCTGATCGCGGTCAGCAATGTGTCGGGGCCATTCTACGGCATCATTGACCAGCCCTATATCGGCGAGCGTTTCGAGGGCGCCCCGGATGGCGCGCTGATGACTGGGCCGCATGGAAGCCGCCCCTTGCAGACCCGCGCGGCGCGGGACCTGCGGCAGGCTATCGTTTTCACCACATTCCCCGAGGTCGGCAGCACCGATGAAGCCAGCGCCTTTGGGGCCGTGGCGTCGCGGGCGCTGCTCACACGTTACGGCATGGATTGCTACGCCTATGCGCTGGTCGCGGCTGGGCAGGTCGATCTGGTGATCGAGGCAGGGCTGAACGCCTATGACATTCAAGCGCCCATCGCGGTGATCCAAGCGGCGGGGGGTATCGTCACCGATTGGCAGGGCAATCCGGTGCATGAAGGGGGCAGGGCGCTTGCGGCGGCCAACCGCGAAATCCACGCGCAGGCGCTTGCGATCCTTTCTACATATTGATCCAATTGTCGAAACACGCGGATTGACCGGCCCCGGCGGGATGCGATAAATGCCCTAAAGGCCGGTTCTCTCGCTCGTTTTCCATCGGCCACACACACTTTGCATGAGACGGGCATAGCGAAAAGTGTGACCTATGGCAGAGACCCTCATCCGCGGCGCGGATTACCTTATCACGATGGACGATACCCGGCGGGAGCTTGCAGGTGCAGACCTGCTGCTGCGCGACGGGGTGATTGCCGAGATCGGGCAGGGCCTTCGGACGGAGGGCGAGATTGTCGAGGCGAAGGGCTGCGTCGTCACGCCGGGCCTCGTGAACACGCATCATCACCTGTATCAAAGCATGACCCGCGCCGTGCCGGGCGCACAGGACGCGTTGCTTTTTGGCTGGTTGCAGCGGCTCTATCCCATCTGGGCGCGTATGGGGCCGGAGCATATGTTCGTCTCGGCCCAGATTGGGTTGGCGGAGCTGGCGCTGTCAGGCTGTAGCCTGAGCTCGGATCACCTTTACCTCTACCCAAACGGCGTGCGGCTGGAGGATACGATCCATGCCGCCGCCGAACTGGGCCTGCGGTTTCACCCCACGCGCGGCTCAATGAGCATCGGGGAAAGTGATGGTGGCCTGCCACCCGATGCGCTGGTGGAGCGGGAGGCGGCGATCTTGGAAGATTGCATCCGCGTGGTCGACGCCTTCCATGATCCTGCGGAGGGGTCGATGTGTCGTGTCGGATTGGCGCCCTGTTCACCTTTCTCAGTCAGTCGCGAGTTGATGCGCGACACGGCGCTTCTGGCGCGGGACAAAGGCGTGATGCTGCACACCCATCTGGCCGAGAATGCCGAGGATGTGGCATATTCGCTGGAGAAATTTGGCTGCCGCCCCGGAGAATATGCCGAAAGCCTTGGTTGGCTGGGCGATGATGTTTGGCATGCCCATTGCGTGCAGTTGGACGGGGCGGAGATTGACCTTTTCGCGCGCACAGGCACCGGGGTCGCGCATTGCCCCTGTTCCAATTGCCGCCTTGGGTCAGGCATCGCGCCGGTGCGGGCGATGCTGGATGCAGGCGTGCCGCTGGGGCTGGGGGTCGATGGATCGGCCAGCAACGACAGCGGCAATCTCGCCGCTGAGGCGCGGCAGGCGATGTTGTTGCAGCGCGTGGCACGCGGCGCTGATGCGATGAGCCCGCGTGCCGCTTTGGAACTGGCCACACGCGGCGGGGCGGATGTGCTGGGGCGCCCTGATTGCGGGCGGCTGATGCCCGGCAAACGGGCCGATGTGGCAATCTGGGATGTCTCCGGCGTGCATAGCGCAGGCAGTTGGGATCCGGCTGCGCTGCTTCTTGCCGGTCCGACGGCGGTGCGCGACCTTTTCGTTGAAGGCCGTCAGGTGGTGCGCGATGGTCACGTCACCACGATTGACTTGGCCGCACAGGTGGCGCGGCAAAACGAATTGGCGAAAGGCTTGGCTGAATGAGGCCATTTTTTCTATCGATCCTGATGCTGGCGGGCATGCCGGCATTGGCCGACCCCATGGGGTTGGAGCGCGTAAATGCGTTGCGGGATGTGCAGGGGCTCAAACCTCTCGTCTATGATGGCCGTTTGGCGCAAGCGGCGCAAACCCATGCCAGCGATATGGCAGAGCACGACTATTTCAGCCACAAGGGCCGCGATGGCACGGATGTGGGCCGTCGTGCCGCGATGGCGGGCTATCAATGGTGTTTTGTGGCCGAAAATATCGCCAAGGGGCAGCAGTCCTTGGATGAGGTCATGACCGGTTGGACCGACTCGCCGGGGCATTACCGCAATATGGTCGACAGCCGCGCCGAAGAGATGGGGCTGGTGCGGACCGATAGCGAGGTCTGGGTCATGGTGTTGGGCGCGCCCTGCTGACGTGACCCAATCGCGGGTGGTGCGTTACGCCGTGCCACCCCGACGCGCACCCGCAACCCAAACATCTGCAATCGCGCGGTCATCGCCCATCATGATGGTGGCGAAGAGGCTTTCCCAGATATCTTTGGCAGCCGCGTGACGCTGTGCGATAGCGGGGGTCGAGTCGAGCGATAGCACGGTGATATCCGCCTCCATCCCAGTCGCTAGAGAACCCACATGATCCTGCAGATGAAGGCTGCGGGCCGAGCCTGCGGTGGCGAGCCAGATCAGCTGCGCCGCGTGCAGCGGGGTGCCGCGCAACTGGCCGACCTCATAGGCCGCCGCCATTGTGCGGAGCATCGAAAAGGACGAGCCGCCCCCGGTATCCGTCGCCAGCGCCAGCGGAATGCCCCGCGCGGCAAGCCCGGTCATGTCAAACAGCCCCGAACCGATAAACGTATTGGAGGTGGGGCAATGCACCAGCGCCCCGCCTGTCTCTGCCAGCCGGTCAATCTCACGCGGCTCTAGGTGGATCGCATGGCCGTAAAGCCCGCGCTCGCCTAGCAGCCCGTGGGCCTCATAGGTATCAAGATAATCGCGCGCCTCTGGGAACAGCCCGCGCACCCATTCGATCTCATCCGTCTGCTCGCTAAGGTGGGTCTGCATCAGACAGGTCGGATGCTCCGCCCAAAGCGCACCGAGGGCCGAGAGTTGCTCGGGCGTCGAGGTGGGAGAGAAACGCGGTGTGATCGCATAGCTCGCGCGGCCCTTGCCGTGCCAACGCTCGATCAGCGCTTTGCTGTCGTCATAGGCCGATTGCACCGTGTCGCGCAGCCCCTCGGGGGCGTTGCGGTCCATGCAGGTCTTGCCCGCTACGATCCGTTGGCCGCGATCCTCTGCCGCCTGAAACAGCGCGTCGGCGCTGTGGGGGTGGATCGTGCAGTAAGACGCAACAGTGGTGGTCCCATGGGCCAGCGTCAGGTCCAAATAGCGCGCGGCGATGTCGCCCGCATAGGCCGGATCCGAAAGGCGCATCTCTTCAGGGAAGGTGTAGGTGTTCAGCCAGTCGATCAGCCGCTTGCCCCATGACGCGATGATCGCGGTCTGCGGATAATGCACGTGGGCATCGACAAACCCCGGGCAGATCAGCGCATCGGCGTAGCGCGTCACCTCGGCCTGCGGATGGTCGGCACGCAGGCGTTCGCCATTGCCCACGGCGACAATGCGACTGTCTTCGATCAAGACACCGCCTTCGGTGTCGATCTTCACGGCATCCTCCCACGCGCTTTGCATCGGGTTGCCGGAATAGCTGAGCGTCGCGCCCAAAAGGAGTCGTTGATTTGTCATGCCAGTGGTTTAGGTGAGGGCGAGACGGGGAACAATACCGAAGCGTCGCGGGTGCCGTTGTACCCCCGAGGCCGCTCGCCTATTGTCGCCTCCAACAAGGGCACAGGCACGGAGAGCAGCGGATGTCAGAGCAGATTGAAGAGCTGGATCCGGCGGTAGCCTCTGAGGAGACTGCCGAGGCCTATATGCTGGACCGCAAGGCCGTTGCCGCGATCCTTGAGACCGTAGAGGCCAACGATCAAGCCCATCTGACCCAGTTGATGGAGCCGCTGCACGCGGCGGATATCGCTGACCTTTTGGAGCAGATCGACGAGGATGACCGCGCCGCACTAATCCGGCTTTATGGGCAGGAATTCGACGGTGAGATTCTGTCGGAACTCGACGAGTCGATCCGCGAGGAAGTCATCTCCATCCTGACGCCGCAGGTTCTGACCCAAGCGGTGCGTGAACTGGACAGCGATGATGTCGTCGACCTGATCGAAGATCTGGAAGACGCGCAGCAGGAAACCATCCTCGACGCGCTGGAGGAAACCGACCGGGTCGCCGTTGAACAGGCGCTGAACTGGCCAGAATACTCCGCCGGTCGTCTGATGCAGCGCGAGGTTGTGATGGCGCCCGAGCATTGGACGGTGGGCCAGACCATCGACCATCTGCGCGCCACCAAGGAAGAAGACCTACCAGATCAGTTCTATCACATCGTCATGGTCGACCCGCGCCTGCACCCGGTGGGCAATGTGACACTGGGCAAACTGATGCGCTCGCGCCGCGAGACGCGGCTGGCGGATATCTTGGAGGAAACGTTCCAGATCATCCCCGCGATGCGGGATGAGGGCGATGTGGCCTATGCGTTTAACCAGTACCACCTGATCTCGGCCCCTGTGGTTGATGAAGAAGGGCGGTTGATCGGTGTCATCACCATCGACGACGCCATGGCGGTGCTCGACGAAGAACACGAAGAAGACATCCTGCGACTGGCGGGTGTGGGCGAGGGCTCACTTTCCGACCGTGTGGCGGAAACGACCAAACAGCGTCTGCCATGGCTTGCGGTGAACCTCGTGACGGCGATTGCCGCATCGATGGTGATTTCTCAGTTCGAGGCCGCGATTGCGCAGATCGTGGCGCTGGCGGTGCTGATGCCGATCGTCGCCTCCATGGGCGGCAACGCGGGCACGCAGAGCCTGACCGTCGCGGTGCGTGCGATTGCGACGAAAGACCTTACCGGCTCCAACGTCTGGCGGGTGATCCGGCGGGAGGTTCTGGTGGGGCTGGTGAACGGGCTGATCTTTGCGGTGATCATGGGGATCGTCGGGGTGATCTGGTTCGGCTCTCCGGCGCTTGGCTATGTGATCGCGACCGCGATGGTGATTAACCTCGTAGTGGCAGGGCTGGCTGGCACCGGTATCCCGATTTTGCTGGAGCGGTTCGGGGTCGACCCGGCGCTCGCCTCGGGGGCCTTTGTGACTACGGTGACGGATGTGGTTGGCTTTTTCGCCTTCCTCGGGCTTGCGGCGCTGGTGCTGCTGTGAACGATTGCGCCACTCGGAAGGCCGCGGCGCGCAAGGCGGCATTTGCCCGCCGCAAGCCGTTGTTTGAGGCGGCGAATGCCGCGCAGGCGGGGTATCTTTCCGAAGTTTTGGCAGGCTATCGCGGCGTGCCGCTTTCGGGCTTTATGCCCATTCGTACCGAAATCGACCCCCGCCCGGCCATGGCCGAGGCCTGCGCCCACGGCCCGGTCGGCGTGCCGGTGATCATGTGGCCCGACCACCCGCTGTCCTTTTCGCGTTGGACACCAGAGACGCCGATGGTCGCGGGCACTTTCGGCGCGATGATCCCCGAACATAACGATTTTTTTGAACCAGAGATCGTGATCGTTCCGCTGCTGGCCTTTAACCGGGAGGGGGCTCGGCTGGGCTACGGCGGCGGATTTTATGATCGGACACTGGCGATGCTGCGCGCGCGCCGGGCCACCATGGCGATTGGTTTCGCCTTTGCCGGGCAGGAGTGCGATGACATTCCGCTCGAGGAAACCGATGAGCCGCTGGATCTGATCGTGACAGAGGCCGGTGTGATCGAAGTGACGCAACGCTAACCCGCCCAGGCGGAATAAGGGTTGCCGCCAAGCCGCCTGCGTCCTAGTCCATAAGTTATGAAGATTTTGTTTCTTGGCGATGTGATGGGCCGGGCCGGACGGCGGGCGATCACCGAAAATCTGGCGCGGCTGCGGCGCGACTGGAAGCTCGATTTTATTGTGGTGAATGGCGAAAATGCCACCGGGGGCATGGGCCTGTCGGGCGCACATGCCAAGACGTTGCTAGAGGCCGGGGCCGATTGCCTGACCCTTGGCGATCATGCTTTTGACCAGAAAGACATGCTCAGCTTTATCGAGCAAGAGCCCCGCGTGATCCGCCCGCTAAACTTCTCCAAATCCGCGCCGGGCAAAGGGGCCAAGCTGTTCACAGCGCAGAACGGCAAGAAGGTTCTGGTCACCCAAGCGCTTGGCCAAGTCTTTATGAAACGGCCCTTTGATGATCCCTTTTCGGCGCTGGAGCCGGTGCTGAAAACCCATCCTTTGGGCGGCATGGCGCAGGCGATCATCGTCGATATGCACTGCGAAGCCACGAGCGAGAAGATGGCCATGGGCCACTGGTGCGACGGGCGGGCGAGCCTTGTCGTCGGCACCCATACCCATGTGCCGACCGCCGATGCGATGATCCTGCCGGGCGGGACGGCCTACCTCAGCGATGCGGGCATGTGTGGCGATTACCATTCGGTCATCGGCATGGACAAGGCCGAGCCGCTGCGCCGTTTCATCACCGGCATGCCGCGCGAACGTTTCACCCCCGCCAATGGCGAGGCGACGCTGTCTGGCGTCTATATCGAAACGGATGACCGCACGGGCCGTGCCACGCGGATCGTGCCGGTGCGCGAGGGCGGTGCCCTCCAGACCAACACGCCCTGAGGTCTGACACTGCCGACCCATGCGTCAGGCTTGCGCAGGGCGCGGCAATCGGCGTAACTGGACAACGGCCTTTTGCCCGAATGACAGGTTCTTGATGGAATTTTTCAGCTTCTCTCCGACGGAGACGGCGGTGCTCACCCTCGTGGTCGTCGGCATGATGTTCGTGCTTTTCCTGCGCGAAGCTTTCCCCACCGAAGTGGTCGCCATCGCCGGTGCCGCGCTTTTGCTGGCCATCGGCGTCTTGCCCTATGACGATGCGCTGGCGGTGCTGTCGAACCCCGCGCCTTGGACCATTGCAGCCATGTTCATCATCATGGGGGCCTTGGTGCGGACCGGGGCGTTGGATGTGCTAACCCGGTTGGCCGAACGCTCGGCCAAGACCCACCCCAAGACGGCGGTGGCGGGGGTGATCCTGTCGGTCATGGCGGCCAGCGCGATTATGAACAACACGCCCGTCGTCGTGGTGATGATCCCGGTGGTGGTGCAGCTGACGCGCACGCTCAATACCAAAGCCTCTAAGCTGCTGATCCCGCTCAGCTATGCCGCGATTATGGGCGGTTCACTCACGCTGATCGGCACTTCGACCAACCTGTTGGTGGATGGTGTGGCGCGGTCGCAGGGGATGGCGCCGTTTGGGATCTTCGAGATCCTTCCCGTGGGTCTTGTCGTCTGCACATGGGGTTTGATTTACATGCTGTTTTTCGCCGACAAACTGCTGCCCGCGCGCGACAGCATGGCGAATATGCTCTCGGATCGCTCCAAGATGAAGTTCTTTACCGAGGCGGTGATCCCCCCTGAAAGCAACTTGATTGGCCGCGAAGTGCTGGATGTGCAGCTGTTCAAACGCGAAGGCGTGCGGTTG
It encodes:
- a CDS encoding CAP domain-containing protein codes for the protein MRPFFLSILMLAGMPALADPMGLERVNALRDVQGLKPLVYDGRLAQAAQTHASDMAEHDYFSHKGRDGTDVGRRAAMAGYQWCFVAENIAKGQQSLDEVMTGWTDSPGHYRNMVDSRAEEMGLVRTDSEVWVMVLGAPC
- a CDS encoding 8-oxoguanine deaminase, coding for MAETLIRGADYLITMDDTRRELAGADLLLRDGVIAEIGQGLRTEGEIVEAKGCVVTPGLVNTHHHLYQSMTRAVPGAQDALLFGWLQRLYPIWARMGPEHMFVSAQIGLAELALSGCSLSSDHLYLYPNGVRLEDTIHAAAELGLRFHPTRGSMSIGESDGGLPPDALVEREAAILEDCIRVVDAFHDPAEGSMCRVGLAPCSPFSVSRELMRDTALLARDKGVMLHTHLAENAEDVAYSLEKFGCRPGEYAESLGWLGDDVWHAHCVQLDGAEIDLFARTGTGVAHCPCSNCRLGSGIAPVRAMLDAGVPLGLGVDGSASNDSGNLAAEARQAMLLQRVARGADAMSPRAALELATRGGADVLGRPDCGRLMPGKRADVAIWDVSGVHSAGSWDPAALLLAGPTAVRDLFVEGRQVVRDGHVTTIDLAAQVARQNELAKGLAE
- a CDS encoding TIGR00282 family metallophosphoesterase — translated: MKILFLGDVMGRAGRRAITENLARLRRDWKLDFIVVNGENATGGMGLSGAHAKTLLEAGADCLTLGDHAFDQKDMLSFIEQEPRVIRPLNFSKSAPGKGAKLFTAQNGKKVLVTQALGQVFMKRPFDDPFSALEPVLKTHPLGGMAQAIIVDMHCEATSEKMAMGHWCDGRASLVVGTHTHVPTADAMILPGGTAYLSDAGMCGDYHSVIGMDKAEPLRRFITGMPRERFTPANGEATLSGVYIETDDRTGRATRIVPVREGGALQTNTP
- a CDS encoding 5-formyltetrahydrofolate cyclo-ligase, with translation MNDCATRKAAARKAAFARRKPLFEAANAAQAGYLSEVLAGYRGVPLSGFMPIRTEIDPRPAMAEACAHGPVGVPVIMWPDHPLSFSRWTPETPMVAGTFGAMIPEHNDFFEPEIVIVPLLAFNREGARLGYGGGFYDRTLAMLRARRATMAIGFAFAGQECDDIPLEETDEPLDLIVTEAGVIEVTQR
- the guaD gene encoding guanine deaminase; translated protein: MTNQRLLLGATLSYSGNPMQSAWEDAVKIDTEGGVLIEDSRIVAVGNGERLRADHPQAEVTRYADALICPGFVDAHVHYPQTAIIASWGKRLIDWLNTYTFPEEMRLSDPAYAGDIAARYLDLTLAHGTTTVASYCTIHPHSADALFQAAEDRGQRIVAGKTCMDRNAPEGLRDTVQSAYDDSKALIERWHGKGRASYAITPRFSPTSTPEQLSALGALWAEHPTCLMQTHLSEQTDEIEWVRGLFPEARDYLDTYEAHGLLGERGLYGHAIHLEPREIDRLAETGGALVHCPTSNTFIGSGLFDMTGLAARGIPLALATDTGGGSSFSMLRTMAAAYEVGQLRGTPLHAAQLIWLATAGSARSLHLQDHVGSLATGMEADITVLSLDSTPAIAQRHAAAKDIWESLFATIMMGDDRAIADVWVAGARRGGTA
- the hisN gene encoding histidinol-phosphatase: MMNATDFDPDIRRVAHLMADAARQVILPYFRSLDLQADNKLGTGFDPVTEADRAAERAMRDILAAERPADGILGEEYGAQPGTSGLTWVLDPIDGTRGFLSGTPTWGVLIAVSNVSGPFYGIIDQPYIGERFEGAPDGALMTGPHGSRPLQTRAARDLRQAIVFTTFPEVGSTDEASAFGAVASRALLTRYGMDCYAYALVAAGQVDLVIEAGLNAYDIQAPIAVIQAAGGIVTDWQGNPVHEGGRALAAANREIHAQALAILSTY
- a CDS encoding helix-turn-helix domain-containing protein, whose protein sequence is MVHVVDVHVGKRIRQRRWLTGMTQQKLAELVGIKFQQIQKYETGANRVSASRLWDIADALGVPVSFFFEGLKDEEGADGPSVDGLPADLMADKEAMELVRSYYAIPENQRRRLFELARVLSDVA
- the mgtE gene encoding magnesium transporter; its protein translation is MSEQIEELDPAVASEETAEAYMLDRKAVAAILETVEANDQAHLTQLMEPLHAADIADLLEQIDEDDRAALIRLYGQEFDGEILSELDESIREEVISILTPQVLTQAVRELDSDDVVDLIEDLEDAQQETILDALEETDRVAVEQALNWPEYSAGRLMQREVVMAPEHWTVGQTIDHLRATKEEDLPDQFYHIVMVDPRLHPVGNVTLGKLMRSRRETRLADILEETFQIIPAMRDEGDVAYAFNQYHLISAPVVDEEGRLIGVITIDDAMAVLDEEHEEDILRLAGVGEGSLSDRVAETTKQRLPWLAVNLVTAIAASMVISQFEAAIAQIVALAVLMPIVASMGGNAGTQSLTVAVRAIATKDLTGSNVWRVIRREVLVGLVNGLIFAVIMGIVGVIWFGSPALGYVIATAMVINLVVAGLAGTGIPILLERFGVDPALASGAFVTTVTDVVGFFAFLGLAALVLL